From Parasteatoda tepidariorum isolate YZ-2023 chromosome 1, CAS_Ptep_4.0, whole genome shotgun sequence, one genomic window encodes:
- the LOC107443819 gene encoding myeloid differentiation primary response protein MyD88: MEVLDFNAVPAKALKCSTRLKLGEFLDPKQEILFKNGFARDYRGLADQMDFQYNEVRNFERYDSPTLKIIDAWSVLPHTTMGQLIQYLENMGRHDILQDLQPKLELDAKSYIQRYIQAQSQESPLQVDEISSCRSVSSDVRLDDSGILTREDAYTGEVTVYDAFVCYADEDIEFVRELARFLEAVGFKLYIRERDMLAGQSEYETSLQLIHERCKRVLIILSPDFLRCPAYEAQASFAAGLGIDEKCRKLIPIVHKPCDIPMMLKFISKIDFTKPGCVVEWIWDKVISSLRDGHGPSSSFVSTERRYPAVLPQSFQQIQPGSPDPAYPSITYPPSTSSIINTSCSISPPQMIFQEESLSDSAVNLNRVASKQKSKLENFRFWKLPKKNTNDCSTSSSNVTSGFHSQMSDEGSEPSRWAQPFSATWDRMNQGT, encoded by the exons ATGgaagttttagattttaatgcTGTTCCAGCCAAAGCTCTTAAATGTTCAACTAGGCTGAAATTGGGAGAATTCCTTGATCCGAAAcaagaaattctatttaaaaatggtttcgCTCGGGACTATCGTGGATTGGCAGATCAGATGGACTTTCAATATAATGAAGTacgaaattttgaaagatatgatagtccaactcttaaaataatagatGCATGGTCTGTACTTCCTCATACAACCATGGGCCAGCTTATTCAATACCTTGAAAATATGGGTCGACATGATATTCTGCAAGACTTACAACCgaaattag aattagatGCTAAATCTTATATACAGAGATATATACAAGCCCAGAGTCAAGAAAGTCCACTTCAAGTAGATGAAA tatCATCATGTCGTTCAGTATCATCTGATGTACGTTTGGATGATTCTGGGATTTTGACGAGAGAAGATGCATATACTGgag AGGTCACTGTATATGATGCCTTTGTTTGTTATGCTGATGAAGATATTGAATTTGTTAGGGAGTTGGCAAGATTTTTAGAAGCTGTAGGTTTCAAGCTTTATATTCGAGAGCGAGATATGTTAGCAGGACAATCAGAATATGAAACAAGCTTGCAGCTAATTCATGagag GTGTAAGCGTGTGTTGATCATTTTATCACCTGATTTCTTAAGATGTCCTGCTTATGAAGCCCAAGCCAGTTTTGCTGCAGGTTTAGGAATCG atgaaAAGTGCCGCAAATTGATTCCCATTGTACACAAGCCATGCGACATTCCCATGATGCTCAAGTTTATATCGAAAATTGATTTCACAAAACCAGGCTGTGTGGTAGAATGGATATGGGACAAAGTCATATCATCTCTTCGAGATGGCCATGGTCCATCTTCATCATTTGTATCGACTGAGAGGCGATATCCTGCAGTGTTACCGCAGTCATTCCAACAGATTCAACCAGGATCACCTGATCCAGCTTATCCATCAATTACTTATCCACCCTCAACCAGTTCAATCATCAATACTAGTTGCAGCATCTCTCCTCCCCAAATGATATTTCAAGAGGAATCACTGTCTGACTCGGCTGTAAATTTGAATAGAGTTGCTTCGAAGCAGAAAAgcaaattggaaaatttcagattttggaaactacctaaaaaaaatacgaatgaTTGTTCTACTTCTTCATCGAATGTGACGAGTGGTTTTCACAGCCAAATGTCTGACGAGGGTAGTGAACCAAGTCGATGGGCGCAGCCCTTTTCAGCTACTTGGGACCGAATGAATCAGGGCACATAA